A stretch of Cucumis sativus cultivar 9930 chromosome 2, Cucumber_9930_V3, whole genome shotgun sequence DNA encodes these proteins:
- the LOC101214661 gene encoding protein RALF-like 34, with protein sequence MASKSLLFPLFTLLLLFLSSSSAHLSVDTSLKLMADALEWPTTTSLIQSPTEDDLDDDLDLQQDPRRSLFWRRVHYYISYGALSANRIPCPPRSGRPYYTHNCYKARGPVNPYTRGCSAITRCRR encoded by the coding sequence ATGGCTTCCAAATCCCTCCTCTTCCCCCTCTTCaccctcctcctcctcttcctctcttcctcCTCCGCCCACCTCTCCGTCGACacctccctcaaactcatgGCCGACGCCCTCGAATGGCCCACCACCACTTCCCTCATCCAATCCCCCACTGAAGACGACCTCGACGACGATCTCGACCTACAACAAGACCCCCGCAGATCTCTCTTCTGGAGGCGAGTCCACTACTACATTTCCTACGGTGCCCTCTCCGCCAACCGGATCCCTTGCCCACCCCGCTCCGGCCGCCCTTACTACACTCATAACTGCTACAAAGCTCGTGGCCCTGTCAATCCTTACACCCGCGGCTGCTCCGCCATCACTCGCTGCCGCCGctga